Proteins encoded by one window of Triplophysa rosa linkage group LG19, Trosa_1v2, whole genome shotgun sequence:
- the usp28 gene encoding ubiquitin carboxyl-terminal hydrolase 28, whose amino-acid sequence MRVEQDIEHGETSANSNQMLINQLREITGIQDLHVLQSTLNASQGDISQAIGVLTTQTTKEEHMPEEPTQANNERNTSNTLNGPAKDDLQTAIELSLQESQQAEAERRELHRALEVSAEENVAHMKRKRCEASGESCSPVDWIRQEDWPVGIRNVGNTCWFSAVIQSLYHLPVFRRLVLNYCLSERVLEKCKSHSEKRNIAFMQELRCLFGLMVGSNRRFVDPSAAVELLRDAFRTSEAQQDVSEFSHKLLDWLEDAFQLAANGTNPEDKQNNPMVQLFYGTFVAERLLDGKIVSNIEQFGQYPLQVNGFNNLDECLEGAMVEGEIESLHSDQKVSTSQERWFSKLPPVLTFELSRFEFNQSLGRPEKIHKKLEFPQVIYMDRYLHKNVYQTHGRRGEVKRLKDQLTILQQRLEGYKNYGSGPTKYPLADMLQYVLEFATMKPANVSPASPVPINPPVPIEPSSGDTSQTEPDDTSPSDGLQTATQRTPIHKPFTQCRPSLEIPLQPAPHSVTEEELHFVIGCLQRWRAEVENTINELKASIDKVSQALEGMYSDNSLCQVPYRLHAVLVHEGQASAGHYWAYIYDHTNKRWLKYNDVMVTESTWEELVRDSYGGMTNASAYCLMYINDDLPYLIAEDTDNETGQVLKGMDSLPPILRRYVREDNHWFQQELREWEEQFCQAQRDESCHQALTSTNTEEPVPEQPQNQDQEPHQEPPVASPADFNSISSEATENLRETAEEHITSKQAHSQQNEEKSEESQSAAKDRVETEVEVVEAEEKVNSDEAEPEADTDTQPESEATSTEENPAAARRRQPENEVSEVEIPNVGKILLRSDADGYNEEMMLTPAMQGVILAIAKAREAFDKDGPEAGLIKAFHEEYSRLHELSQEETTPQQDPRLQHVLVYFFQNQAPGRVIERTLLEQFVDRNLSFDDRAISIMREARTKLRLIKPEDMDMDEYLQWHEDYSMFKTVFAYLLTGLEQYQNGKIREALNYLAHAHQDNSVLLRKGEKRGVDLSLIALYRRKCLQELNENAATMFKKQDENDVAEGVAIMNEFVIPCMHLMVRDSISQEDLDVIELIRNCWCSHLGQDMDDSLQEKLSDFLPRVLDCSTERVVLKEPPKVRNSPHDLCSRLSAVMESIHSTSVVIVK is encoded by the exons ATGAGAGTTGAACAGGATATTGAACATGGAGAAACGTCAGCAAATTCG AACCAAATGCTGATTAACCAGCTCAGAGAGATCACCGGCATTCAAGATCTGCATGTTCTCCAGAGTACCCTGAAT GCTAGCCAAGGTGACATCAGCCAAGCTATAGGGGTACTGACCACCCAGACCACGAAGGAAGAGCACATGCCAGAAGAACCTACTCAAGCCAACAATGAGAGAAATACATCCAATACACTGAACG GTCCTGCCAAAGATGATCTGCAGACAGCGATTGAGCTCAGTCTTCAGGAGTCGCAACAAGCAGAGGCAGAAAGGAGAGAGCTTCACAG ggCTCTCGAGGTCAGCGCAGAAGAGAATGTGGCCCACATGAAAAGAAAGAGGTGTGAGGCATCTGGAGAGAGCTGCAGCCCTGTGGACTGGATCCGGCAGGAGGACTGGCCCGTGGGCATCCGGAATGTGGGAAATACTTGCTGGTTCAGTGCTGTCATTCAG TCTCTGTACCACCTGCCGGTCTTCCGTCGACTGGTGCTCAACTATTGCCTGTCTGAGCGCGTGCTGGAGAAATGCAAGAGTCACTCA GAGAAAAGGAACATTGCCTTCATGCAGGAGTTGCGCTGCCTGTTTGGTCTGATGGTGGGCTCAAACAGAAGGTTTGTAGACCCCTCTGCAGCCGTGGAGCTTCTCAGGGATGCATTTCGAACCAGTGAGGCACAACAG GATGTCAGTGAATTCTCACACAAGCTGCTTGACTGGCTGGAGGATGCATTCCAACTGGCTGCTAATGGAAC TAACCCAGAGGATAAACAGAACAACCCAATGGTCCAGCTGTTCTATGGAACATTTGTTGCTGAGAGGCTTCTTGACG GAAAGATTGTTTCCAATATTGAGCAATTTGGACAATACCCTCTCCAAGTGAATGGATTTAATAATTTAGATGAATGTTTGGAGGGTGCTATGGTTGAAGGAGAGATCGAGTCCCTTCATTCAGATCAAAAGGTTTCCACTAGTCAGGAG AGGTGGTTCTCCAAGCTGCCGCCAGTGTTGACCTTTGAGCTGTCCAGATTTGAGTTCAATCAGTCTTTAGGGCGACCAgagaaaatacacaaaaaactgGAGTTTCCCCAAGTGATCTACATGGACAG ATACCTCCACAAAAATGTTTACCAGACCCATGGCAGAAGAGGAGAGGTGAAGAGACTGAAGGACCAGTTAACAATTCTACAGCAGAGACTTGAGGG ATATAAAAACTACGGTTCAGGGCCAACCAAATACCCCCTCGCCGACATGTTGCAGTACGTCCTTGAGTTTGCCACCATGAAACCCGCAAACGTGTCTCCAGCCTCCCCGGTACCCATAAACCCTCCTGTTCCCATAGAACCCAGCTCAGGTGACACCAG TCAAACAGAACCAGATGATACAAGCCCATCAGATGGTTTACAGACAGCCACGCAGAGAACTCCAATACACAAGCCTTTCACTCAGTGCAGACCGTCTTTGGAAATACCCCTGCAGCCGGCCCCTCACAGTGTGACAGAGGAGGAACTGCACTTTGTCATAGGCTGCTTACAGCGCTGGAGAGCAGAGGTCGAGAACACCATAAACG AGCTGAAAGCCAGCATTGACAAGGTCAGTCAGGCCCTGGAGGGCATGTACTCAGATAACAGTCTGTGTCAG GTACCCTACAGGCTACACGCTGTTCTCGTTCATGAGGGACAGGCTTCCGCTGGCCATTACTGGGCTTACATCTATGATCACACTAACAAACGCTGGCTGAAGTACAATGATGTAATGGTAACAGAGTCCACCTGGGAAGAACTGGTCCGAGATTCGTACGGAGGCATGACCAACGCCAGTGCCTACTGCCTGATGTACATCAATGACGATTTGCCATATCTCATCGCAG AGGACACAGACAATGAGACTGGACAGGTCCTAAAGGGAATGGACTCCCTCCCTCCAATCCTGAGACGTTACGTACGGGAAGACAACCACTGGTTCCAGCAAGAGCTGAGAGAATGGGAAGAGCAGTTCTGCCAAGCCCAACGTGACGAATCGTGTCATCAGGCACTCACTTCAACCAACACAGAGGAACCAGTTCCAGAACAGCCACAGAATCAAGATCAAGAGCCACACCAAGAACCA CCTGTGGCCAGTCCAGCAGATTTCAACTCGATATCATCAGAGGCCACTGAGAATTTAAGAGAGACAGCTGAGGAGCATATCACCAGCAAGCAGGCACACAGCCAACAAAATGAAGAGAAGTCAGAGGAAAGTCAG TCAGCCGCTAAGGACAGAGTGGAGACTGAGGTTGAGGTGGTGGAGGCAGAGGAGAAGGTCAACAGTGATGAGGCAGAACCAGAGGCAGATACAGACACTCAGCCAGAGTCAGAGGCCACGTCCACAGAGGAGAACCCAGCCGCGGCCAGACGCAGACAGCCTGAGAATGAAGTGTCTGAGGTGGAGATACCCAATGTAGGCAAGATCCTGTTGCGCTCTGATGCAGATGGTTATAATGAGGAG ATGATGTTAACCCCAGCTATGCAGGGCGTCATACTTGCTATTGCCAAAGCAAGAGAAGCCTTTGACAAGGATGGACCTGAAGCAGGACTTATCAAA GCGTTCCATGAGGAATATTCCAGATTGCATGAACTGTCCCAGGAGGAGACAACACCCCAGCAGGACCCTCGACTCCAGCATGTGCTGGTCTACTTCTTCCAGAATCAGGCACCCGGTCGTGTGATCGAGAGAACCTTACTGGAGCAGTTTGTAGATCGTAACCTGAGTTTTGATGACAG GGCCATCAGTATAATGAGAGAGGCCAGAACTAAACTCCGCCTCATTAAACCAGAAGACATGGACATGGATGAATACTTG CAATGGCATGAAGACTACAGCATGTTCAAGACAGTGTTTGCCTACCTGTTGACAGGTCTTGAACAGTATCAGAACGGAAA AATAAGAGAGGCACTGAATTACCTTGCACATGCACACCAGGACAACTCAGTCCTTCTTAGGAAAGGGGAGAAGAGAGGAGTGGACCTGTCGCTTATTGcactttacaggagaaaatgtCTACAG GAGCTGAATGAAAATGCAGctacaatgtttaaaaaacaggATGAGAATGACGTAGCAGAGGGAGTGGCCATCATGAACGAGTTTGTCATCCCTTGCATGCATCTCATGGTCAGAGACAGCATCAGTCAAGAGGACCTGGATGTCATAGAGCTGATCAGGAATTGCTGGTGCTCCCATTTGGGGCAGGACATGGATG ATTCTCTGCAGGAAAAGCTCAGTGATTTTTTACCCAGGGTCCTGGACTGTTCTACGGAGAGGGTGGTGCTGAAGGAGCCCCCCAAAGTGAGAAACTCCCCCCACGATCTATGCAGCCGTCTGTCTGCTGTCATGGAGTCCATCCACAGCACATCAGTTGTCATTGTGAAGTAA
- the htr3b gene encoding 5-hydroxytryptamine receptor 3B has product MNPVLLLSLFLSVFPQASQASEKPKRSALNQLTRLLLRKYDCGVRPVQNWTNSTTVYIDLIIQSVLDVDGQTQKVTTSLWYRQIWNDEFLVWDPEEFDGITEISLSSDAIWVPDIIISEFVDVGKSPVIPYVYVNCSGTVKNYKPVQVVSACHLEIYAFPFDRQNCTLTFRSWLHSVNEVDLGLWRSAEEIASDTREFMNDGEWELLSVPSHYWTLNIEDRDYAHIQFNVLIRRRPLQYVVSLLIPSIFLMVVDVISFYLPPNSGTRITFKTSILLGYTVIRVNLMDEIPATAIKTPLIGIFFAVCMALLVLSLAKSIFVVKLLHYSERDVKGMSIAACLLDKYGSTDQSFMESAFTSLKTLDDVDQSGGYEFDLSSETDLFSLTDVPDSDSPLEKILQEVVNLKLYLQEEDNERNAQSYWVALCLKVDKLLFRVYFGLVLIYSMTLMLLWSGWSSV; this is encoded by the exons ATGAATCCTGTGCTATTGCTGTCTTTGTTCCTGTCAG TTTTTCCTCAGGCTTCACAAGCTTCAGAAAAGCCAAAAAGATCAGCTTTAAATCAGCTCACCAGGTTATTGCTTCGCAAATATGACTGTGGAGTTCGGCCTGTCCAGAACTGGACCAATTCTACTACTGTCTACATTGACCTTATAATCCAATCTGTCCTTGATGTG GATGGGCAGACCCAGAAAGTTACCACCAGCCTTTGGTATCGCCAA ATATGGAACGATGAGTTTCTTGTTTGGGATCCTGAAGAGTTTGATGGAATTACTGAGATATCGCTCTCCTCAGACGCCATCTGGGTGCCTGACATCATCATAAGTGAATT TGTGGATGTTGGTAAATCCCCAGTCATTCCATATGTTTATGTCAACTGCTCGGGAACAGTGAAAAACTACAAACCCGTCCAGGTGGTCTCAGCCTGTCACCTGGAGATTTACGCCTTTCCTTTTGACAGGCAGAACTGCACTTTGACCTTTCGCAGCTGGCTCCATTCAG TGAATGAAGTGGATTTAGGTCTGTGGAGGTCAGCTGAAGAAATCGCCAGTGACACCAGAGAGTTTATGAATGATGGTGAATGGGAGCTGCTGTCTGTCCCTTCTCACTACTGGACTTTGAATATAGAGGACAGAGACTACGCCCACATTCAGTTTAAT GTGTTGATTCGCAGGCGCCCCCTGCAGTACGTGGTAAGTCTGCTTATCCCCAGCATCTTCCTCATGGTTGTGGATGTCATCAGCTTCTACCTACCACCCAACAGTGGGACTCGCATCACTTTCAAGACCAGCATTCTTCTGGGCTACACTGTGATCAGAGTCAACCTAATGGACGAAATCCCAGCTACAGCCATCAAAACCCCCCTCATTG GGATTTTCTTTGCTGTCTGTATGGCACTGCTGGTGCTCAGTCTGGCAAAGTCCATTTTCGTGGTAAAGCTTTTGCATTACAGTGAGAGGGATGTCAAGGGGATGTCCATAGCTGCATGTTTACTCGACAAATACGGCTCAACAGACCAAAGCTTTATGGAGAGCGCGTTCACTTCATTGAAGACGCTGGATGATGTGGATCAGTCAGGGG GCTATGAGTTTGATCTTTCTTCAGAGACAGATCTGTTCTCCCTCACAGATGTGCCGGACAGTGACTCTCCACTGGAGAAAATCCTGCAGGAGGTGGTGAATCTCAAACTGTACCTTCAGGAGGAGGACAATGAACGCAATGCACAGTCTTACTGGGTGGCACTGTGCCTTAAAGTAGACAAGCTCCTCTTCAGAGTTTACTTTGGGCTTGTGCTTATCTACTCTATGACTCTGATGCTGCTCTGGAGTGGATGGAGCTCAGTGTGA